The DNA region GGATACATAAGACAATAGTATTTTGATTTTTTTATTATTACCTGATCGCCTTTTTTTAGTGACATACCCTTTTGACCGTCAAGGGTCAAAAAAGCCATACCATCTGGGGAGAGGTTTATAAGCTTTATCTCAAAATTGCTGGGAAGTACGAGAGGTCTGTTGGAAAGGGTGTGAGGGCATATAGGAACAAAAAGAAGATTTTCGGATAGGGGGTAGACGATGGGTCCTCCGGCGGACAGCGCGTATGCGGTTGAACCCGTAGGTGTTGATACTATAACACCATCCCCAAAGATCCTCATCATAAACTCGCCTTCAGTATAAGCGTCAAGCTCAAGCATTCGCGCTATGGTGCTTTTTGATACTACCACATCGTTGAGGTAATCACCCAGAAAATGCCTTATTTTTCCTCTTTTGAGGTATGCTGAGATCATCATCCTCTTTTGTAGTTTTATTTGATCTTTGAGTGCTAAATCAAGTACTTCAAAGGCGTACTCCTTTTCCACTTCTGTAAGAAAACCGAACCGCCCTTCGTTTATACCGAGAATAGGCACGCGATATTTGGCCACAAGTCTCGCACCCGCAAGAAAGGTACCATCACCTCCTATTACCAAAAGCAAGTTCTTATCTTCAAGATTCAGCCTGCACTTACTTCCCCTTAGGTTTATGAACACTTCCGTGAAGACACCCCTCTTTTTTAAAAACTCCTCAACCTTTTTTGATGTTTCTATAGCTTTTTCGCTGTCTTTGACGAACAAAAGCGCTCTTTTCATAAGAAAATATCTACTATTTGGCAAAGCACATGCCCTAAGGTTATGTGGCATTCCTGTATTCTCGGTGTTTCATAAGATGGGACTACAAAACTGTAGTGAGCTATATCCACAACCTTACCACCTTTCTTACCTGTAAAGGCTACGGTCGTAGCCCCAAGATCGTGAGCTTTTTTGAGACCCCTTACCACATTTTCCGAATCTCCTGATGTCGTTATACCTATGACTACATCACCCGGTGTACAGAGAGCTTCCACTTGTCTTTCAAAGATCGTCTCAAAACCGTAATCGTTGCTCACAGCGGTAAGTATGGAGCTATCTGTAGTTAAAGCTATTGCAGGAAGAGCCTTTCTTTCCTTTTTGAACCTCCCCACAATTTCTCCGGCTATGTGCTGAGCATCCGCAGCACTTCCTCCGTTGCCAAAAAGAAGTAGCTTGTTACCATCTCTTAGAGCCTGAGCAATAAGCTGTCCCACCTCAATTATCCGTTGGGCATACATTTCCACAAAGGCTATCTTTACGTCCGCACTTTCCCTAAAAGAGTTTATTACCAGATCAAGTATCCCTCTTGAGGTTTCCAACGGTCAACCTCCTCATGGTTTTGAAAAACTCCATGAGCATGTGTTTATGATACTCTTCCTGATTTTCTATAAAGGTAAAAAGTCTCTGTATTTGTGGATCTTTGAGTGACTCCATCTGTTTTTTGTAATCCTCTTTTGTGCTTTGTTCGTACTCTATCTCCTGAGTAACCTGCTTTTGAAGTTCCTTGAGAGGTTTAGGTGAAAGGTCCGCTGATATATCGGGCATAGCTCCAAACTCCCCGATCTTTTCTCCTATCTTACCCATGTGAGTCATGCTTTCTATGGCAAGGTCAAGCATTATGTCCCTGTAAGCGCAGTCTTTTGTGTGGAAAAACTGGTAAAGGTAATTTATTATGGTCTGATACTCCTCTTTGAGAAATCTGTTTAGCATGTCAAGAGTCTGCTGATCGGCTCTTTTCGTTTCTCCCTCCAAAAGTATGGTCTCTTTTGCCAGTTGCATAAGCTCAGTAAACTCTATTTTATGATCCTCCTCATCCTTTATGACCCTTTCCAAAAGCTTCTTTACATCATCGTCCTTGACTATTTCTAACTGTTTTGTGTAGGTATCTATAGCCATCTGCTCCGCATCCACATCTTTTGCCATCATATCTTCCCAATCTGGACCTCCAACCACTATCATGTCTTCAAGTCTATTTAGGACCACTTG from Hydrogenobacter sp. includes:
- a CDS encoding NAD(+)/NADH kinase, translating into MKRALLFVKDSEKAIETSKKVEEFLKKRGVFTEVFINLRGSKCRLNLEDKNLLLVIGGDGTFLAGARLVAKYRVPILGINEGRFGFLTEVEKEYAFEVLDLALKDQIKLQKRMMISAYLKRGKIRHFLGDYLNDVVVSKSTIARMLELDAYTEGEFMMRIFGDGVIVSTPTGSTAYALSAGGPIVYPLSENLLFVPICPHTLSNRPLVLPSNFEIKLINLSPDGMAFLTLDGQKGMSLKKGDQVIIKKSKYYCLMYPNPKRSFFEILKEKLKWG
- a CDS encoding D-sedoheptulose 7-phosphate isomerase translates to MLDLVINSFRESADVKIAFVEMYAQRIIEVGQLIAQALRDGNKLLLFGNGGSAADAQHIAGEIVGRFKKERKALPAIALTTDSSILTAVSNDYGFETIFERQVEALCTPGDVVIGITTSGDSENVVRGLKKAHDLGATTVAFTGKKGGKVVDIAHYSFVVPSYETPRIQECHITLGHVLCQIVDIFL
- a CDS encoding ferritin-like domain-containing protein; its protein translation is MNKKELIALLLYDVALEHSAIVQYLYHIFLITDKNITEEVEVIARQEMRHLKWFAQKVVKLGGQVVLNRLEDMIVVGGPDWEDMMAKDVDAEQMAIDTYTKQLEIVKDDDVKKLLERVIKDEEDHKIEFTELMQLAKETILLEGETKRADQQTLDMLNRFLKEEYQTIINYLYQFFHTKDCAYRDIMLDLAIESMTHMGKIGEKIGEFGAMPDISADLSPKPLKELQKQVTQEIEYEQSTKEDYKKQMESLKDPQIQRLFTFIENQEEYHKHMLMEFFKTMRRLTVGNLKRDT